The Gasterosteus aculeatus chromosome 8, fGasAcu3.hap1.1, whole genome shotgun sequence genome has a window encoding:
- the LOC120823668 gene encoding calcium/calmodulin-dependent protein kinase type IV gives MPTSRPGSAPVEFWVDGSRRDGAVEEFYTLSSELGRGATSIVYRCEEKQTQKPYALKVLKKTIDKKIVRTEIGVLLRLSHPNIIQLKEIFETDTDIALVLELVTGGELFDRIVERGYYSERDAAHVIKQILEAVAYLYENGVVHRDLKPENLLYADLSLDAPLKIADFGLSKIIDDQVTMKTVCGTPGYCAPEILRGNAYGPEVDMWSVGVILYILLCGFEPFFDPRGDQYMYSRILNCDYEFVSPWWDDVSLNAKDLVSKLIVLDPPKRLSVREALQHPWVLGKAARFSHMDTAQRKLQEFNARRKLKAAMKAVVATSRMHESSRRRTDSCEIPGSGTSRQSSMQQDPPPESTSPAPEDKEAPPPDQQSPHDDESKSADQSALSPSPPSTPKPPSSDVKTTGSAPTRPPLRAEGQRHVSVIPKTKLVKPRPPQKSCSMIEPASRAEAPPTLTTPPNPNSLTNGFTPGAESASKTSNCQ, from the exons ATGCCGACGTCCCGGCCTGGTTCGGCGCCGGTGGAGTTCTGGGTGGACGGGTCGAGGCGGGACGGGGCGGTGGAGGAGTTCTACACCCTGAGCTCTGAGCTGGGCAG AGGAGCAACGTCCATCGTGTATCGCTGTGAGGAGAAGCAGACTCAGAAGCCCTACGCTCTCAAAGTCCTCAAGAAAACG ATTGACAAGAAAATAGTTCGCACGGAAATCGGCGTGCTGTTGCGTCTTTCCCACCCAAACATT ATCCAGCTGAAGGAGATCTTCGAGACGGACACGGACATCGCTCTGGTGCTGGAGCTGGTCACAGGAGGAGAGCTGTTTGACAG GATCGTGGAGCGAGGTTACTACAGCGAGAGAGACGCCGCTCACGTCATCAAACAGATCCTGGAGGCTGTGGCG TATCTTTACGAGAACGGAGTCGTGCATCGAGACCTCAAACCAGAGAACCTCCTGTACGCCGACTTGTCTCTGGACGCTCCGCTGAAGATCG CCGACTTTGGTCTTTCCAAAATCATTGATGACCAGGTGACCATGAAGACCGTCTGTGGCACGCCGGGGTACTGTG ctcCAGAGATCCTGCGGGGAAATGCTTACGGCCCTGAGGTGGACATGTGGTCGGTGGGCGTCATCCTCTACATCCT ACTCTGTGGGTTCGAGCCCTTCTTCGACCCGAGGGGGGATCAGTACATGTACAGTCGAATCCTCAACTGCGACTACGAGTTTGTGTCTCCGTGGTGGGACGACGTCTCCCTCAATGCCAAGGATCTG GTCAGTAAGCTCATCGTCCTTGACCCCCCCAAGCGCCTCAGCGTCCGGGAGGCCTTGCAGCACCCCTGGGTGCTGGGCAAAGCGGCCCGCTTCTCTCACATGGACACGGCCCAGAGGAAGCTGCAGGAGTTCAACGCTCGCCGCAAACTGAAG GCCGCCATGAAGGCCGTCGTCGCTACCAGTCGGATGCACGAGAGTTCGCGGCGTCGCACCGACAGCTGTGAGATTCCAGGCTCGGGGACTTCAAGGCAGAGTAGCATGCAGCAGGACCCGCCTCCTGAGTCAACAAGCCCCGCCCCTGAGGATAAAGAAGCGCCACCCCCGGATCAACAGTCGCCGCACGACGACGAATCAAAGTCCGCTGACCAAAGTGCCctcagcccctcccctccttcgaCCCCCAAACCACCCAGCTCTGACGTCAAGACCACGGGCTCCGCCCCCACCAGACCGCCGCTGCGAGCCGAAGGGCAACGACATGTGTCCGTCATCCCCAAAACCAAGCTGGTCAAGCCACGGCCGCCGCAGAAGAGCTGCTCCATGATAGAGCCCGCCTCCCGGGCCGAGGCCCCACCCACTCTCACCACGCCTCCGAATCCCAACAGCCTCACCAACGGCTTCACGC
- the fam174c gene encoding protein FAM174C codes for MTPVGFLSAVLVPLGWMFVSAAAEEEVAATNVQHDAAAAAAGGPAVPRPAATNSSGGNSTNSRGGMLDGLGADSSMIQRALYVLIGITAIGVLYFLIRAVRLKRPTHKKKYGLLSNYDDSVEMEAVESDEDDTLYEARGLRR; via the exons ATGACTCCCGTCGGTTTTTTGTCGGCGGTTCTGGTTCCGCTCGGTTGGATGTTCGTCTCCGCCgccgcggaggaggaggtggcggcaACGAACGTCCAAcacgacgccgccgccgccgccgctggcgGCCCCGCGGTGCCGCGACCGGCGGCGACCAACTCCAGCGGGGGGAACTCGACCAACAGCCGCGGCGGGATGCTGGACGGCCTCGGGGCGGACAGCTCGATGATCCAGAGGGCCCTGTACGTCCTCATCGGCATCACCGCCATCGGGGTCCTCTACTTCCTCATCCGAGCCGTGCG TCTGAAGAGGCCGACGCACAAGAAGAAGTACGGCCTGCTGTCCAACTACGACGACTCGGTGGAGATGGAGGCGGTGGAGAGCGATGAGGACGACACGCTGTACGAGGCCCGCGGCCtccgcag ATGA
- the LOC120824463 gene encoding uncharacterized protein LOC120824463 — translation MMAAMTEMTEDPVLGGAVEPAETVTHETSLIETFENPLEFLQHVEPTEPAAPEETDGTEKPEQEDRQQAEERDTEEDGQKDTLRDGEKDNQQDTLGDGEKDRQQDTQRDGEKDRQQDTQEDRQQAEETNGQPDGRQEGQTVRQPAAESSIKESKWVMGSQCRAVWSEDGRVYPATVLSVDGERCRVFFNGYGNQEDVDVSALTSPVAVVPQPATQNSKDWKPGSVCRAVFSEDGLVYPAVVLWVKGQRCRVRFDNYNNEEEKDVGSLLRHNELHGSGRPPAAKGSNWQSSVTSSNSDWKSRGDENQGERGGGDGKREARGGERRSAWKDEEQNSSWVKDKQSDQGHTQMEEEEKKRGNKADKPTYHSSSFFPPFPPPPPLQPGSADSVSFVPPPPPLWQFSSTAAADSSSSMLMLWYMCGFHTGSYMAQQGFKSNSKD, via the exons ATGATGGCAGCCATGACGGAAATGACAGAAGATCCCGTCCTCGGCGGGGCCGTGGAGCCG GCGGAGACCGTTACACACGAAACTTCACTCATAGAAACTTTTGAAAACCCTTTGGAATTTTTGCAG CATGTTGAACCGACAGAACCTGCAgcgccagaagagacggacggCACAGAGAAACCAGAGCAGGAGGACAGACAGCAGGCTGAAGAGAGAgacaccgaggaagacgggcaGAAGGACACACTgagggacggagagaaagaCAATCAGCAGGACACactgggagacggagagaaagaccgacagcaggacacacagagggacggagagaaagaCCGACAGCAGGACACACAGGAAGACCGACAGCAGGCTGAAGAGACAAACGGACAACCAGATGGAAGGCAGGAAGGGCAGACGGTTCGTCAACCTGCAGCTGAATCCTCCATTAAAGAGTCAAAG TGGGTGATGGGGTCTCAGTGTCGGGCGGTGTGGTCGGAGGACGGGCGGGTGTACCCGGCGACGGTGCTGTCTGTGGACGGAGAGCGCTGCAGAGTCTTCTTCAACGGCTACGGCAACCAGGAGGACGTGGATGTGAGCGCGCTCACAAGTCCAGTGGCTGTGGTGCCGCAACCAGCGACACAGAACTCCAAG GACTGGAAACCTGGTTCGGTGTGTCGGGCCGTGTTCTCAGAGGACGGTCTGGTTTATCCGGCTGTCGTTCTGTGGGTCAAGGGTCAACGCTGCCGCGTTCGCTTCGACAACTACAACAACGAGGAGGAAAAGGACGTCGGCAGCCTGCTGAGACACAACGAGCTCCACGGATCCGGCAGACCTCCTGCAGCCAAG GGCAGCAACTGGCAGTCCAGTGTAACCAGTAGCAACTCTGACTGGAAGAGCAGGGGAGATGAGAACCAgggggagcgaggaggaggagacgggaagagagaggcgagaggaggagagagaaggtcgGCATGGAAAGATGAAGAGCAGAACTCGTCCTGG gtgaaagacaaacaaagtgaTCAGGGTCACACgcagatggaggaagaagagaagaagagaggaaacaaagcagATAAACCGACTTATCacagctcctccttcttccctccgtttcctcctcctcctcctcttcagccgGGCTCAGCG GACTCTGTGTCcttcgtccctcctcctcctcctctctggcagtTCAGTAGCACAGCAGCGGccgactcctcctccagcatgtTGATGCTGTGGTACATGTGTGGCTTCCACACCGGCAGCTACATG GCTCAGCAGGGGTTCAAGTCCAACTCCAAGGACTGA
- the LOC120824312 gene encoding growth arrest and DNA damage-inducible protein GADD45 beta, which produces MTLEEFIGSNSTEKRMETVTALEELLVAARKQDSLTVGVYESAKLMNVDPDSVVLCVLATDEEDEDDIALQIHFTLLQAFCCDNDINILRVSGMTRLSQLLEEDTEDSNGNEPRDLHCILVTNPPVQPLQSPALQNISSFCEESRCRNQWVPCVEMQVR; this is translated from the exons ATGACTCTGGAAGAGTTCATCGGCTCCAACAGCACCGAGAAAAG GATGGAGACGGTGACTGCGCTGGAAGAGCTGCTGGTCGCGGCTCGGAAGCAGGACTCCCTCACGGTGGGGGTCTACGAGTCCGCCAAACTCATGAATGT agatCCGGACAGCGTGGTCCTGTGCGTCCTCGCCACCgacgaggaggatgaagatgacaTCGCGCTGCAGATCCACTTCACGCTGCTTCAGGCGTTCTGCTGCGACAACGACATCAACATCCTGCGGGTGTCCGGCATGACGCGTCTGTCCCAGCTGCTGGAAGAGGACACCGAGGACAGTAACGGGAACGAGCCCCGGGACCTGCACTGCATCCTGGTCACT AACCCTCCGGTGCAGCCGCTGCAGTCTCCGGCCCTGCAGAACATCAGCAGCTTCTGCGAGGAGAGCCGCTGCAGGAACCAGTGGGTTCCCTGCGTGGAGATGCAGGTCCGCTGA